Proteins encoded together in one Variovorax paradoxus window:
- the ygiD gene encoding 4,5-DOPA dioxygenase extradiol yields the protein MTMKKHPSEEISPAMQTELGRRGFLMGSALGATAMLASLCSLSHAADAPARRMPVIFIGHGSPMNALADNAFTRRLAAWGKELPRPSAILSVSAHWLSRGATGVGMQERPKTIHDFGGFPQALFDIDYPAPGHPMLAREAIGAVKQTPVVGTQQWGLDHGTWTVLKHLYPKADIPVFQLSIDYDKPAAFHYAIGRDLAALRDKGVLVMGSGNVVHNLRATDRGTPDGPAASRPWAQGFDDAVKAALSGRDDRALVAYEKLEGAATAVATPDHYFPFLYALGAADSSERAKTVYEGFQSGTLSMRCIQFG from the coding sequence ATGACGATGAAGAAGCACCCGAGCGAAGAAATCAGCCCAGCGATGCAAACGGAGCTCGGCCGCCGCGGCTTTCTCATGGGCTCCGCGCTCGGTGCAACCGCAATGCTGGCATCCCTTTGTTCTTTGTCGCATGCCGCCGATGCCCCGGCGCGGCGCATGCCCGTCATCTTCATCGGCCACGGCTCGCCCATGAATGCGCTGGCGGACAACGCCTTTACGCGCCGCCTGGCCGCATGGGGCAAGGAGCTTCCGCGGCCCTCAGCTATTCTGAGCGTGTCGGCCCATTGGCTGAGCCGCGGCGCCACCGGCGTCGGAATGCAGGAGCGGCCGAAGACGATTCACGATTTCGGCGGCTTTCCCCAGGCGCTTTTCGACATCGACTACCCGGCGCCGGGCCATCCCATGCTCGCACGCGAAGCCATCGGCGCAGTCAAGCAAACCCCGGTGGTGGGCACACAGCAGTGGGGCCTGGACCATGGAACGTGGACGGTGCTGAAGCACCTGTACCCCAAGGCCGACATTCCCGTGTTCCAGCTCAGCATCGACTACGACAAGCCCGCGGCATTCCACTACGCCATCGGCCGCGATCTTGCGGCGCTGCGCGACAAGGGTGTGCTGGTGATGGGAAGCGGCAACGTGGTGCACAACCTGCGGGCCACCGATCGCGGCACGCCCGACGGGCCTGCGGCCAGCCGGCCGTGGGCGCAAGGATTCGACGATGCGGTGAAGGCCGCTCTGTCAGGCCGGGACGACCGAGCACTGGTCGCCTACGAAAAGCTGGAGGGCGCCGCGACCGCGGTCGCAACGCCGGACCACTACTTTCCGTTTCTCTACGCTCTCGGCGCCGCAGACTCGAGCGAGCGCGCGAAAACGGTCTACGAAGGCTTTCAGTCAGGCACGCTGAGCATGCGCTGCATCCAGTTCGGCTGA
- a CDS encoding ABC transporter substrate-binding protein, producing the protein MKKLFTAAALVGLSAVASAQGTVNVICSVQAEWCNVIATVYARTTGTRINMSLKGSGEALAQLIAEKDNPKTDVWFGGTGDPHLQAAEQGLTLEYKSPTLAQLHPWAQQQAKQSGYKTVGIYSGPLGFGYNPELLAKKKLPVPKTWADLLKPEYKGDIQVANPASSGTAYTMIATLVQLMGEDKAFDYLKALHKNVGQYTRSGTGPIKAVARGETAVSISFVHDGPGEKMQGFPVETITPSDGTGAEIGSMSIIKGARNLEAAKKFYEWALTPGAQELGAANKQFQLPSNSTAKLDPRIPDFKKIKFINYDYAKYGASAERRRLIARWEKDVNSLPR; encoded by the coding sequence ATGAAGAAGCTTTTTACTGCAGCGGCCTTGGTGGGTTTGTCGGCCGTCGCGTCGGCGCAGGGCACGGTCAACGTGATCTGCTCGGTCCAGGCCGAATGGTGCAACGTGATTGCCACCGTGTACGCGCGCACCACCGGTACCCGCATCAACATGTCGCTCAAGGGTTCGGGCGAGGCGCTGGCCCAGCTCATTGCCGAGAAGGACAACCCCAAGACCGACGTGTGGTTCGGCGGCACCGGCGATCCGCACCTGCAGGCGGCCGAACAGGGCCTGACGCTCGAATACAAGTCGCCCACGCTGGCGCAGCTGCACCCCTGGGCCCAGCAGCAGGCCAAGCAGTCGGGCTACAAGACGGTCGGCATCTATTCGGGCCCGCTGGGCTTCGGCTACAACCCCGAGCTGCTGGCCAAGAAGAAGCTGCCCGTGCCCAAGACCTGGGCCGACCTGCTCAAGCCTGAATACAAGGGCGATATCCAGGTGGCCAACCCGGCCTCGAGCGGCACGGCCTACACCATGATTGCCACGCTGGTGCAGCTCATGGGCGAAGACAAGGCCTTCGACTACCTGAAGGCGCTGCACAAGAACGTGGGGCAGTACACCCGTTCGGGCACTGGCCCCATCAAGGCGGTGGCGCGCGGCGAAACAGCGGTTTCCATCAGCTTTGTGCATGACGGCCCGGGCGAGAAGATGCAGGGCTTTCCGGTCGAGACAATCACCCCCAGCGACGGCACGGGCGCCGAAATCGGCTCCATGAGCATCATCAAGGGCGCCCGCAATCTCGAGGCCGCCAAGAAGTTCTACGAATGGGCGCTGACGCCTGGCGCGCAGGAGCTCGGCGCCGCCAACAAGCAGTTCCAGCTGCCCAGCAACAGCACTGCCAAGCTCGATCCGCGCATTCCGGACTTCAAGAAGATCAAGTTCATCAACTACGACTACGCCAAGTACGGCGCCAGCGCCGAGCGCCGGCGCCTGATTGCGCGCTGGGAAAAAGACGTCAACTCGCTGCCGCGCTAA
- the tal gene encoding transaldolase, whose amino-acid sequence MNQLDALRQWTTVVADTGDFKQLSISKPQDATTNPSLILKAVQKPEYRPLLDEAVKSHAGKPLDEVIDRLLVRFGAEILSIIPGRVSTEVDARLSFDTAATIARGERIVALYKAEGIDTEKRLLIKVASTWEGIQAARALEQKGIRTNLTLLFSFAQAVACAEAGVQLISPFVGRIYDWYKKSAGAKWDEAASAGANDPGVKSVREIYNYYKQHGIKTEVMGASFRNVGQIQALAGCDLLTISPELLAELAASNEPLAHALDAKKAAATASVEKLSYDEPSFRFALNEDAMATEKLAEGIRAFAADAVKLEKLMQESGK is encoded by the coding sequence ATGAATCAACTCGATGCTCTCCGTCAATGGACCACCGTGGTTGCCGACACCGGCGACTTCAAGCAACTCAGCATTTCCAAGCCGCAGGACGCGACCACCAATCCGTCGCTCATCCTCAAGGCAGTGCAAAAGCCCGAGTACCGGCCGCTGCTCGACGAAGCCGTCAAGAGCCATGCGGGCAAGCCGCTGGACGAAGTGATCGACCGGCTGCTGGTGCGCTTCGGCGCCGAGATTCTCTCGATCATTCCAGGTCGCGTGTCGACCGAAGTCGACGCACGCCTGTCGTTCGACACGGCCGCCACCATTGCACGCGGCGAGCGCATCGTGGCGCTCTACAAGGCCGAAGGCATCGACACCGAGAAGCGACTGCTGATCAAGGTGGCCTCCACGTGGGAGGGCATCCAGGCGGCGCGCGCGCTCGAGCAGAAGGGCATTCGAACCAACCTCACGCTGCTGTTCTCGTTTGCGCAGGCGGTGGCCTGCGCCGAGGCCGGCGTGCAGCTCATTTCGCCCTTTGTGGGCCGCATCTACGACTGGTACAAGAAGTCGGCCGGCGCCAAGTGGGACGAGGCGGCGAGCGCTGGCGCGAACGATCCGGGCGTCAAGTCGGTGCGCGAAATCTACAACTACTACAAGCAGCACGGCATCAAGACCGAGGTAATGGGCGCGAGCTTCCGCAACGTGGGGCAGATCCAGGCCCTGGCCGGCTGCGACCTGCTGACCATCAGCCCCGAGCTGCTGGCCGAGCTGGCCGCGAGCAACGAGCCGCTAGCACACGCACTGGACGCCAAGAAGGCCGCCGCGACGGCCAGCGTAGAGAAGCTGAGCTACGACGAGCCGAGCTTCCGCTTTGCGCTGAACGAAGACGCCATGGCCACCGAGAAGCTCGCCGAGGGCATCCGCGCCTTTGCGGCCGACGCCGTGAAGCTGGAAAAACTCATGCAGGAAAGCGGCAAGTAA
- a CDS encoding ABC transporter permease translates to MGTVAAGAAPVNPAAAASARRSQRWVWAWVALGFAAYLVLPWYAIQDSTWYEAVPQVFGQAEGANGLMQAATQGRSWLFVGLAGLVMCAIGAWLPAGRSQGRWLLAGGALGAIGLAAAGFTIGARGWSVAALNTQFGELAVNQFGIGAGGFVALTALTLLAAFGIARLGLFKGDLFVAAAVIGCGVLMALFIAYPVSKALAGAFFNEEGQWSIAAFVARVFTERIWGLGCIAGGVRCGVAWNTLVLALLTAAGTTFLGTLMALMAERGSKRGQGALRVLALLPIITPPFVVGLGLILLFGRAGIVNQLLENVFGIEPTRWFYGMPGVLVAQLFAFTPIAFMIMRGVVQGIAPSLEEAAQMLRADRRRTFFTVTLPLLKPGLANAFLVGFIESIADFGNPVVVGGQFSVLSTDIFFAIVGAQYDQGRAASLAWVLTLFALGVFALQRGVLGKQNYTTVSGKGDAGIAMALPDGVRRTIQCIALPWIAFTAVVYLFAFAGGFVQTWGRDYSFTLNHFRSAFALEWGQFGLVWAGTAWNSLITTLKLAGISAPITAALGLLIAWLLARNEFKGQGMFEFGALLAFAIPGTVLGVSYILAFNVPPFELTGTGLIIVLCFMFRNLPVGVRAGTAAFKQLDRSLDEASLMLRASTSQTLFKVVLPLLKPALVAALVYSFVRAMTTVSAVIFLVTAENELATTYIIGRVGNGDYGIALAYCTVLMILMSLAIALVQWVVGERKLGRRKAGVPVVAAPVVQ, encoded by the coding sequence GTGGGCACCGTCGCTGCCGGCGCCGCGCCGGTCAATCCGGCCGCCGCGGCTTCGGCCCGGCGCTCGCAGCGCTGGGTCTGGGCCTGGGTGGCACTGGGTTTTGCGGCCTACCTCGTGCTGCCCTGGTATGCGATCCAGGATTCGACCTGGTACGAGGCCGTTCCCCAAGTGTTCGGGCAAGCCGAAGGCGCCAACGGCCTGATGCAGGCGGCCACGCAAGGCCGCAGCTGGCTCTTCGTCGGCCTTGCGGGCCTGGTCATGTGCGCCATCGGCGCGTGGTTGCCGGCCGGCCGGTCGCAAGGGCGCTGGTTGTTGGCGGGCGGCGCCCTGGGCGCCATCGGCCTTGCAGCTGCGGGCTTCACGATTGGCGCGCGCGGCTGGAGCGTTGCGGCCCTCAACACGCAGTTCGGCGAACTGGCCGTCAACCAGTTCGGCATTGGCGCAGGCGGCTTCGTGGCGCTCACCGCGCTCACGCTGCTCGCGGCGTTCGGCATTGCGCGGCTGGGGCTCTTCAAGGGCGACCTGTTCGTGGCCGCCGCGGTCATCGGCTGCGGCGTGCTGATGGCGTTGTTCATTGCCTACCCGGTCAGCAAGGCGCTGGCGGGGGCGTTTTTCAATGAAGAGGGGCAGTGGTCGATCGCCGCGTTCGTCGCGCGCGTGTTCACCGAACGTATCTGGGGACTGGGCTGCATTGCGGGCGGCGTGCGCTGCGGCGTGGCATGGAACACGCTGGTGCTGGCCTTGCTCACGGCCGCCGGCACCACTTTTCTCGGCACGTTGATGGCGCTGATGGCCGAGCGCGGCAGCAAGCGCGGGCAGGGTGCGCTGCGGGTGCTGGCGCTGCTGCCGATCATCACGCCCCCCTTTGTTGTGGGCCTGGGGCTCATCCTGCTGTTCGGCCGTGCGGGCATTGTCAACCAGTTGCTCGAAAACGTCTTCGGCATCGAACCGACACGCTGGTTCTACGGCATGCCGGGCGTGCTGGTGGCGCAGCTCTTCGCCTTTACGCCCATCGCCTTCATGATCATGCGCGGCGTGGTGCAGGGCATTGCACCCAGCCTCGAAGAAGCGGCGCAGATGCTGCGCGCCGACCGGCGCCGCACTTTCTTCACCGTCACGCTCCCGCTGTTGAAGCCCGGGCTGGCCAATGCCTTCCTGGTCGGCTTCATCGAGAGCATTGCAGACTTCGGCAACCCGGTGGTGGTCGGCGGGCAGTTCTCGGTGCTGTCGACAGACATCTTCTTTGCCATTGTCGGCGCGCAGTATGACCAAGGCCGGGCGGCTTCGCTGGCATGGGTGCTCACGCTTTTTGCGCTTGGCGTGTTCGCGCTGCAGCGCGGCGTGCTCGGCAAGCAGAACTACACCACGGTGAGCGGCAAGGGCGATGCGGGCATTGCCATGGCGCTGCCCGACGGCGTGCGCCGCACCATCCAGTGCATTGCGCTGCCGTGGATCGCCTTCACCGCCGTGGTCTACCTGTTCGCCTTTGCCGGCGGCTTTGTGCAGACCTGGGGCCGTGATTACAGCTTCACGCTCAATCACTTCAGGAGCGCGTTCGCGCTGGAGTGGGGGCAGTTCGGTCTGGTGTGGGCGGGCACGGCATGGAACTCGCTGATCACCACGCTCAAGCTCGCGGGAATATCTGCGCCCATCACCGCGGCTCTCGGCCTGCTCATTGCATGGCTGCTGGCCCGCAACGAGTTCAAGGGGCAGGGCATGTTCGAGTTTGGTGCGCTGCTGGCCTTTGCCATTCCGGGTACGGTGCTCGGCGTGAGCTACATCCTGGCCTTCAACGTTCCGCCGTTCGAGTTGACGGGCACCGGGCTCATCATCGTGCTGTGCTTCATGTTCCGCAATTTGCCGGTGGGGGTGCGGGCCGGCACGGCAGCCTTCAAGCAGCTCGACCGCTCGCTCGACGAGGCCTCGCTGATGCTGCGGGCCTCCACGTCGCAGACGCTTTTCAAGGTGGTGCTGCCGCTCCTGAAGCCGGCATTGGTAGCCGCGCTGGTCTACAGCTTTGTGCGCGCAATGACGACCGTGAGTGCGGTGATCTTTCTGGTCACCGCCGAAAACGAACTCGCCACCACCTACATCATCGGCCGCGTGGGCAACGGCGACTACGGCATTGCGCTGGCCTACTGCACGGTGCTCATGATCCTGATGTCGCTCGCGATTGCGCTGGTGCAATGGGTGGTTGGGGAACGCAAGCTGGGGCGCCGCAAGGCAGGCGTGCCGGTGGTGGCTGCGCCCGTGGTGCAATGA
- the pgi gene encoding glucose-6-phosphate isomerase, with the protein MAMTLRCDRAPAWAQLQSYFETAGRQFDVRHAFVDDAGRFERFSQEAPYVFADLSKNLIDARTEEMLLALARECGLEAHRDAMFAGEHINNTEDRAVLHTLLRAPANAAAGKTAAELREVHATLDAMLAYAEKVRGDHTITDVVNIGIGGSDLGPQMAVLALAEFAAPGKRFHFVSNVDGHELDGVLRDLAPEHTLFLIASKTFTTTETMTNALSAKRWYEQSGGTDIAGHFAALTTNVEAAKQFGIDTTFGFWDWVGGRYSLWSAIGLPIALAIGADGFRRLLAGAHAMDEHFRTAPLEKNLPVRLGLIDVWYRNFHKFTSRGIAPYHSALKRLPAYLQQLEMESNGKQVDASGEPLPAGLGTSPVLWGEPGTNGQHAYFQMLHQGTDVIPLEFVAVRDAAHTLEGHHAKLLANALAQAQALMVGKLDAGGHKNFPGNRPSTFFVFEKLTPESLGAFLALYEHRVFTSGALWGINSFDQWGVELGKVLAKDIEPRLASGDIMGLDASTAGLLKRLGS; encoded by the coding sequence ATGGCCATGACCCTTCGCTGCGACCGCGCGCCCGCCTGGGCGCAACTGCAGAGCTACTTCGAGACCGCGGGCCGCCAGTTCGACGTGCGCCACGCCTTCGTCGACGATGCGGGGCGCTTCGAGCGCTTCAGCCAGGAGGCGCCTTACGTCTTTGCCGACCTGTCGAAGAACCTGATCGACGCGCGCACCGAGGAAATGCTGCTCGCGCTGGCCCGCGAATGCGGCCTCGAGGCGCATCGCGATGCGATGTTTGCCGGCGAGCACATCAACAACACCGAAGACCGCGCCGTGCTGCACACGCTGCTGCGCGCACCCGCCAATGCCGCCGCAGGCAAGACTGCGGCCGAGCTGCGCGAAGTGCACGCCACGCTCGACGCGATGCTGGCCTATGCCGAGAAGGTGCGCGGCGACCACACGATCACCGACGTGGTCAACATCGGCATCGGCGGCTCCGACCTCGGCCCGCAGATGGCGGTGCTCGCGCTGGCCGAATTCGCCGCGCCGGGCAAGCGCTTTCATTTCGTTTCGAACGTCGACGGCCATGAGCTCGACGGCGTGCTGCGCGACCTGGCCCCCGAACACACGCTGTTCCTGATTGCGTCCAAGACCTTCACCACCACCGAGACGATGACCAACGCGCTCTCGGCCAAGCGCTGGTACGAGCAGTCGGGCGGCACGGACATCGCCGGCCACTTTGCGGCGCTCACCACCAACGTCGAGGCAGCGAAGCAATTCGGCATCGACACCACCTTCGGTTTCTGGGACTGGGTGGGTGGCCGCTATTCGCTGTGGTCGGCCATCGGGCTGCCGATTGCATTGGCCATCGGCGCCGACGGATTTCGCCGGCTGCTGGCGGGCGCGCATGCAATGGACGAGCACTTCCGCACCGCACCGCTCGAAAAGAACCTGCCGGTGCGCCTGGGCCTGATCGACGTCTGGTACCGCAACTTCCACAAGTTCACGAGCCGCGGCATCGCGCCGTATCACAGCGCGTTGAAGCGCCTGCCGGCCTACCTGCAGCAGCTCGAGATGGAAAGCAACGGCAAGCAGGTCGATGCAAGCGGCGAGCCGCTGCCCGCGGGACTGGGCACTTCGCCCGTGCTCTGGGGCGAGCCCGGCACCAATGGCCAGCATGCCTACTTCCAGATGCTGCACCAGGGCACGGATGTGATTCCACTCGAGTTCGTGGCGGTGCGCGACGCAGCGCACACGCTCGAAGGCCACCACGCCAAGTTGCTGGCCAATGCGCTCGCGCAGGCGCAGGCATTGATGGTCGGAAAGCTCGACGCCGGTGGCCACAAGAACTTTCCGGGCAACCGGCCGAGCACCTTCTTTGTTTTCGAGAAGCTCACGCCCGAGTCGCTGGGTGCGTTCCTTGCGCTGTACGAACACCGCGTGTTCACCAGCGGTGCGCTGTGGGGCATCAACAGCTTCGACCAGTGGGGTGTGGAGCTCGGCAAGGTGCTCGCGAAGGACATCGAGCCGCGCCTTGCTTCGGGCGACATCATGGGGCTTGATGCTTCTACGGCCGGGTTGCTGAAGCGGCTGGGTTCCTGA
- a CDS encoding lipocalin family protein — protein MSFRHRTAASAAANRAPFDDRRTSSAIGTLATAFVVGGVATWLALGAGRTARAQVPGPADGAPLMRAPLQVVAPVDIQRYAGVWHEQARLPNRFQKQCAGPVTAEYTPQPDGTLQVINRCVRPDGNFDEAIGTARVVPVAGQPGAGRLEVRFAPSWLSWLPMVWGDYWILKLDRDYQVALVGTPDRQYLWVLSRAPRLEDDALQAELDYAASLGFDTAKVVLTGR, from the coding sequence ATGTCCTTCCGCCACCGCACCGCAGCTTCCGCAGCGGCGAACCGCGCTCCTTTCGATGACCGCCGCACCAGCTCCGCCATTGGCACGCTGGCCACCGCCTTCGTGGTGGGCGGCGTGGCCACCTGGCTTGCGCTCGGCGCCGGACGTACCGCCCGTGCGCAAGTGCCCGGCCCGGCCGATGGGGCACCGCTCATGCGCGCGCCGCTGCAGGTGGTGGCGCCGGTGGACATTCAGCGCTATGCCGGGGTGTGGCACGAACAGGCACGGCTGCCGAACCGCTTCCAGAAGCAGTGCGCAGGCCCTGTGACCGCCGAATACACACCCCAGCCGGACGGCACGCTGCAGGTCATCAACCGCTGCGTTCGGCCTGACGGCAACTTCGACGAAGCAATAGGCACAGCGCGCGTGGTGCCGGTGGCAGGCCAGCCCGGCGCGGGCCGGCTCGAAGTGCGCTTTGCACCTTCCTGGCTGAGCTGGCTGCCGATGGTGTGGGGCGACTACTGGATCCTGAAGCTCGACCGCGACTACCAGGTGGCGCTGGTCGGTACACCCGACCGCCAGTACCTCTGGGTTCTGTCGCGCGCTCCCCGCCTGGAGGACGACGCGCTGCAGGCCGAGCTGGACTACGCCGCCAGCCTCGGGTTCGACACCGCCAAGGTGGTGCTTACCGGCCGATAG
- a CDS encoding HAD family hydrolase produces the protein MNVVFDLGAVLLAWEPTRLVQAHLPEHAPTELAAAALGRALFHHDDWLCFDCGTRSLEDAIARMAQRLSLPAARLDEMLGTLGERLEPIPVTVELLEGLFARRDAGEALRLYYLSNMPAPYARAIERRHGFIRRFDGGVFSGDVKFIKPNREIYELLAVRHALDPQQTVFIDDSAANVEAARAFGWHAIHCTHPAALAAQLGRHLPAGSAIGR, from the coding sequence ATGAACGTGGTTTTCGATCTTGGCGCCGTGCTCCTGGCATGGGAGCCCACCCGGCTGGTGCAGGCCCATCTACCCGAGCACGCGCCCACTGAGCTTGCCGCCGCGGCGCTGGGCCGTGCGCTCTTCCACCATGACGACTGGCTGTGTTTCGACTGCGGCACGCGCTCGCTCGAAGATGCCATTGCGCGCATGGCCCAGCGGCTGTCGCTTCCCGCCGCGCGGCTCGACGAGATGCTCGGCACGCTGGGCGAGCGCCTGGAGCCGATTCCGGTCACGGTCGAACTGCTCGAAGGGCTGTTTGCGCGCCGCGATGCCGGTGAGGCGCTGCGCCTTTACTACCTCTCGAACATGCCAGCGCCTTATGCGCGTGCCATCGAGCGCCGCCACGGCTTCATCCGGCGGTTCGACGGCGGGGTTTTCTCTGGCGACGTGAAGTTCATCAAGCCGAATCGCGAAATCTACGAGCTGCTCGCGGTGCGCCATGCGCTTGATCCGCAGCAGACGGTTTTCATCGACGATTCAGCCGCCAACGTGGAAGCGGCGCGCGCCTTCGGCTGGCACGCCATTCACTGCACCCACCCCGCCGCACTGGCGGCGCAGCTCGGGCGCCACCTGCCGGCCGGATCGGCTATCGGCCGGTAA
- the zwf gene encoding glucose-6-phosphate dehydrogenase: MSFDLVLFGGTGDLAWRKLMPALFQAFRHGSLPKDGRIVGVARDDLSDDQYRELIQSRFNAVEGAKRPSAEEFEKFASLLHYLRMDLSKPADYTRLADLLKQRNADIVVMYVATAPALFTQVVEQIAAAGLNGPTTRMVLEKPLGHDLASNRAINAAVCKVLEEKQVFRIDHYLGKPSVQNLFAMRFGNALFEPIWRREHIANIQITIAEDLGVEKRGAFYDQTGALRDMVQNHALQLVCAIGMEPPINSHADAIRDEKLKVLRALKPWTPETLGLHAIRGQYTAGTAYGERVPGYRDEPGVDPDSRTETFVALRTEIANWRWAGVPLYIRTGKRLASRDARIEVNFRPTPHAIYRAPSGAVNKLVINLQPKDGLELHMLAQAQDNRRSNGHQSAAQLAPVQLDLDFDKRFGAERVGAYERLLLDVIDGRLNLFVRSDEQEEAWRWVEPLIDSWASDGGPRPYAAGTWGPSASSAMIARDGFSWGEEQ; this comes from the coding sequence ATGAGCTTCGATCTCGTTCTGTTCGGCGGTACTGGCGATCTTGCATGGCGCAAGCTGATGCCCGCGCTGTTCCAGGCCTTCAGGCACGGCAGCCTGCCGAAAGACGGACGCATCGTGGGTGTGGCGCGGGACGACCTCTCGGACGACCAGTACCGCGAACTGATCCAGTCGCGCTTCAATGCCGTCGAAGGTGCCAAGCGCCCTTCGGCCGAAGAATTCGAGAAGTTCGCCTCGCTGCTGCATTACCTGCGCATGGATTTGTCCAAGCCGGCCGACTACACACGGCTTGCCGACCTGCTGAAGCAGCGCAATGCCGACATCGTGGTGATGTACGTGGCCACGGCACCGGCGCTTTTTACCCAGGTGGTGGAGCAGATCGCCGCTGCGGGCCTGAACGGGCCGACGACGCGCATGGTGCTCGAAAAGCCGCTGGGGCACGACCTGGCGTCGAACCGCGCAATCAATGCCGCTGTGTGCAAGGTGCTCGAGGAAAAGCAGGTTTTCCGCATCGACCACTACCTGGGCAAGCCCTCGGTGCAGAACCTGTTCGCCATGCGATTCGGCAACGCGCTGTTCGAGCCGATCTGGCGCCGCGAGCACATCGCGAACATCCAGATCACGATTGCGGAAGACCTGGGCGTTGAAAAGCGAGGCGCCTTCTATGACCAGACCGGCGCTCTGCGCGACATGGTGCAGAACCATGCGCTGCAGCTGGTCTGTGCCATTGGCATGGAGCCGCCGATCAACTCGCATGCCGATGCCATTCGCGACGAAAAGCTCAAGGTGCTGCGAGCGCTCAAGCCCTGGACGCCAGAAACGCTCGGCCTGCATGCCATTCGCGGTCAGTACACGGCCGGCACGGCCTACGGTGAGCGCGTGCCGGGCTACAGGGACGAGCCCGGCGTCGACCCCGACAGCCGTACCGAGACCTTCGTGGCGCTGCGCACCGAAATTGCCAACTGGCGCTGGGCGGGCGTGCCGCTCTACATTCGCACCGGCAAGCGGCTGGCCTCGCGCGATGCGCGCATCGAGGTGAACTTCCGGCCGACGCCGCACGCGATTTATCGTGCGCCATCGGGCGCGGTCAACAAGCTGGTGATCAACCTGCAGCCGAAGGACGGCCTGGAGCTGCACATGCTTGCGCAGGCGCAGGACAACCGCCGCAGCAACGGCCACCAGAGCGCCGCGCAGCTGGCGCCGGTGCAGCTCGACCTGGACTTCGACAAGCGCTTTGGCGCCGAGCGCGTGGGTGCCTACGAACGGCTGCTGCTCGACGTGATCGACGGGCGCCTGAACCTGTTCGTGCGCAGCGACGAGCAGGAAGAAGCGTGGCGCTGGGTCGAGCCGCTGATCGACAGCTGGGCATCGGATGGCGGGCCGCGTCCTTACGCGGCCGGCACCTGGGGCCCGAGCGCCTCGAGCGCGATGATTGCGCGCGACGGATTCTCGTGGGGCGAGGAGCAGTAG
- a CDS encoding ABC transporter ATP-binding protein, with amino-acid sequence MSNGIEFRNVTKRYGTDKSGPLAVKGISFEVPVGTLTTILGPSGCGKTTTLRMIAGLESPTSGSILMGGRDVTTLGPGERNVSMMFQSYALFPHMNVIENVGYGLRMSGVKKDEATVRARDALKGVGLVGFDERLPSELSGGQQQRVALARALVLEPAVLLFDEPLSNLDARLRREMREEIRALQQRLKLTVAYVTHDQSEALAVSDQIIVMDHGVIAQRGTPEQLYGRPESEFVAGFMGEAMVFPAVAQADGSVTVGPLRLQPRHAVAPGAVKVAVRPEAWNIGAAGAAQGLPATLRKAAYLGSFYEYGFDTPMGPVFVVSTDLSRPLAAGAQATLSLAAHGVSVVPGA; translated from the coding sequence ATGAGCAACGGCATCGAATTTCGCAACGTCACCAAGCGCTACGGCACCGACAAGAGCGGTCCGCTCGCGGTCAAGGGCATCAGCTTCGAGGTGCCGGTCGGCACACTCACCACCATCCTCGGGCCTTCCGGGTGCGGCAAGACCACCACGCTGCGCATGATCGCGGGGCTCGAATCGCCGACTTCGGGCTCCATCCTGATGGGCGGACGCGACGTCACGACCCTGGGGCCGGGCGAACGCAACGTGAGCATGATGTTCCAGAGCTACGCGCTGTTTCCGCACATGAACGTGATCGAGAACGTGGGCTACGGCCTGCGCATGAGCGGTGTGAAGAAGGACGAGGCCACCGTTCGCGCACGCGATGCGCTCAAGGGCGTGGGCCTGGTCGGATTCGACGAGCGGCTGCCCAGCGAACTCTCAGGCGGCCAGCAGCAGCGCGTGGCGCTGGCGCGCGCCCTGGTGCTGGAGCCCGCCGTACTGCTGTTCGATGAGCCGTTGTCCAACCTGGACGCCCGGCTGCGCCGCGAAATGCGTGAAGAGATCCGCGCACTGCAGCAGCGCCTCAAGCTCACGGTGGCCTATGTGACGCACGACCAGAGCGAGGCGCTGGCCGTGAGCGACCAGATCATCGTGATGGACCACGGCGTGATCGCCCAGCGCGGCACCCCCGAGCAACTCTACGGCCGTCCCGAGAGCGAGTTTGTCGCCGGGTTCATGGGCGAGGCGATGGTTTTTCCGGCCGTGGCGCAGGCCGATGGCAGCGTTACCGTCGGCCCGCTGCGCCTGCAGCCGCGCCATGCGGTAGCTCCCGGCGCCGTGAAGGTGGCGGTGCGGCCCGAGGCCTGGAACATCGGCGCCGCCGGCGCGGCCCAGGGGTTGCCTGCCACATTGCGAAAGGCGGCCTACCTTGGCAGCTTCTACGAATACGGCTTCGACACCCCGATGGGGCCCGTCTTCGTGGTGTCCACCGATCTTTCGCGCCCCCTGGCCGCAGGCGCGCAGGCCACGCTGTCGCTGGCGGCGCACGGCGTGAGCGTGGTGCCCGGCGCATGA